The segment GTGTAGTCAACTCACTTCTGGAGAACAAGTCTGGAGACTTCAAGATCCGAGGCATCACTAGAAACCCAGACTCtaagaaggccaaggctcTTGCAGCTCGCGGTGTTGAAATCGTCAAGGCTGATGGGTTAAGAAGAGACCAGATGCTTGCAGCATTCCAAGGCACCTGGGCTGTCTTTCTCAATACCAACTCTGTCGATCCTGTGAGTCCCAGGTAGCACAGAATTCACATACATGAAGCCCAACGTCTAACATGACTTTACAGGCCCTCCACCAGCCGGGCGGCATCACTGAAAGTGACCACGGCAAGGAAGTTGTGGATGCAGCTTTTGAAGCTGGAGCCGAGGTCTTGATATACAGTGGTTCTGCATCTCCCGCCAAGATCACCAATGGTTCCATCACCAGCGCCGGAATGGACGGTACGTAAGAATGCCCAGAACCCGTAGATGAGAACAAACCATCTAACATCTCGACAGAGAAATACATAGTTGCCGAAtacgccaaggccaagggcttcAAGAGTGCCGTCAATGTTGGAACTGGTTGGTACATGGAGAACCACTTCAACCCCGAAGTTGCTGTTCTTCTTGGTGGCTTGCCCTATACAGAAGATGAGGACGGCTACCTAACCTTGGCCATGCCCAACTGGGGCGGAGATAATACGATCCCCTTTGTCTCCAT is part of the Metarhizium brunneum chromosome 4, complete sequence genome and harbors:
- the himF_1 gene encoding NmrA-like family domain-containing oxidoreductase himF; this encodes MSRKIITVYGATGNQGGSVVNSLLENKSGDFKIRGITRNPDSKKAKALAARGVEIVKADGLRRDQMLAAFQGTWAVFLNTNSVDPALHQPGGITESDHGKEVVDAAFEAGAEVLIYSGSASPAKITNGSITSAGMDEKYIVAEYAKAKGFKSAVNVGTGWYMENHFNPEVAVLLGGLPYTEDEDGYLTLAMPNWGGDNTIPFVSIGDDYGDIVHGVLLDPETYNGQFVQGFSELATPEELVAAVQKACGKKSRFNEVKDWTTIETHGEPEIETVKNLFGFVQYTGGQFFGVPSDVAQSKKLKAAATTAKGRPASDGKLTTVEQFAKKALSA